Proteins from a genomic interval of Periophthalmus magnuspinnatus isolate fPerMag1 chromosome 11, fPerMag1.2.pri, whole genome shotgun sequence:
- the si:ch211-57n23.4 gene encoding immunoglobulin superfamily DCC subclass member 3 has translation MKPRLCVTYLTVLYCLSACLASELSFLLEPSDVIAVRDRPLLLDCRVQGEEPIMVTWRRNGVPVPRSPRIQVLENGTLCIQNFQKRKEGTESDVGEYECAAQNRYGLLVSRKARVQMASLPKFHTHPVSMKVDEGGVARFQCQINGVPEANITWERDRVALNTADNRYTLLPMGILQVTGVRQVDAGVFRCVATNIANTRYSHDATLNVTGGAVKTYKEPVILSGPQNLTLTVHQTAILECIATGNPKPIVSWSRLDGRSIGVEGIQVLGTGNLMISDVTLQHSGVYVCAANRPGTRMRRTALGRLVVQAPPEFLQWPQSVSKPAGGSAVFTCLAQGVPEPHLIWLKNGKVLVPGNNVKLTNNNSTLALTRISSEDEAIYQCIAENSAGTNQASARLAVAQAKDLPAAPQSLTASVLSSNTIQLTWNQPPAAIIDAIIGYVLHIRKMGEPDSMELQEAISKGNFQHDLTNLEPATTYSIYLKAYSPMGASDQSNTVVATTLGGVPSAPTYFTKVVNSTAVQVLWQLPSKPGKIEGFRLYYRRVPSADFQGPIQTAFHVNAFTITNLEREAVYEIKLVAYNGNGESDCSKRLVSLEEEAPSAKTTGELSTCGCQCREGDASLGSVVIGIHIGTACIIFCVLFLMFGYRHSLFCNKGTQDSWSVPRENAGLNGIPKDRANLSKVESQPQVAQCQVDIERNTAGLPGTG, from the exons GTGCATGTCTTGCCTCAGAGCTGTCATTCTTATTGGAGCCCAGTGATGTAATAGCAGTGCGGGATCGTCCTCTTCTGCTGGACTGCCGGGTACAAGGAGAAGAGCCCATAATGGTGACGTGGAGGAGGAATGGTGTACCCGTACCCCGCAGTCCCAGGATTCAGGTCCTGGAAAACGGCACGTTATGTATCCAAAACTTTCAGAAACGTAAAGAAGGAACTGAGTCAGATGTGGGCGAGTATGAGTGTGCTGCCCAAAACCGATACGGCTTGCTGGTCAGTCGCAAAGCCAGAGTTCAAATGGCAT cTCTGCCAAAGTTCCACACTCACCCAGTGTCCATGAAGGTGGACGAGGGAGGGGTGGCTCGCTTTCAGTGTCAGATCAACGGAGTACCTGAAGCCAACATTACctgggagagagacagggtcGCACTTAACACTGCAGACAACAG GTACACCCTGCTCCCGATGGGTATCCTGCAGGTGACTGGCGTGAGGCAGGTTGATGCTGGCGTGTTTCGATGTGTGGCCACTAACATCGCTAACACGCGCTACAGCCACGATGCTACGCTCAACGTCACTG GTGGAGCTGTGAAAACCTACAAGGAGCCAGTCATCTTGTCAGGACCCCAAAATCTGACCCTCACTGTCCATCAGACCGCCATCTTGGAGTGCATAGCCACAGGAAACCCAAAGCCCATAGTTTCCTGGAGCAGGCTGG ATGGTCGGTCTATCGGAGTGGAAGGCATACAGGTTCTTGGGACAGGGAACCTCATGATTTCAGACGTGACACTGCAGCATTcgggagtgtatgtgtgtgctgcCAACCGCCCTGGCACCAGAATGAGAAGAACTGCACTGGGAAGACTTGTGGTGCAAG ctccTCCAGAATTCCTGCAATGGCCGCAGTCTGTGTCCAAACCAGCAGGAGGCAGTGCTGTGTTCACATGTCTGGCTCAGGGTGTCCCAGAGCCACACCTCATATGGCTCAAGAATGGCAAAGTGCTTGTCCCTGGAAACAATGTTAAACTGACAAACAACAACAG TACTCTGGCATTGACCCGTATCAGCTCTGAAGATGAAGCCATTTACCAGTGCATTGCAGAGAACAGTGCAGGCACCAACCAGGCCAGTGCTCGTTTGGCTGTAGCTCAAGCTAAAGACCTCCCGGCCGCCCCCCAGAGCCTCACAGCCAGTGTCCTCTCCAGCAACACCATCCAGCTCACATGGAACCAGCCTCCAGCCGCCATCATTGACGCCATCATCGGCTACGTCCTGCACATACGCAAGATGGGAG AACCAGACAGCATGGAGCTTCAAGAGGCCATAAGTAAAGGCAACTTTCAGCATGACTTGACCAACCTGGAGCCAGCTACCACCTACTCCATCTACCTGAAGGCCTACTCTCCTATGGGAGCCAGCGACCAGTCGAACACAGTGGTGGCTACTACACTAGGAGGAG TACCCAGCGCCCCCACTTACTTCACCAAGGTGGTCAACTCCACCGCTGTGCAAGTGCTGTGGCAGCTCCCCTCTAAGCCAGGCAAGATTGAGGGTTTCCGGCTGTACTACCGCAGGGTCCCCAGTGCCGATTTCCAGGGGCCCATCCAAACAGCCTTCCATGTTAATGCCTTCACCATCACTAACCTGG AACGAGAGGCAGTGTATGAGATCAAGCTGGTGGCCTACAACGGGAACGGAGAGAGTGACTGCTCCAAAAGACTTGTTTCACTGGAAGAAGAAGCACCCAGTGCCAAAACCACTGGTGAGTTGAGTACATGTG GATGCCAGTGTCGCGAGGGAGACGCCTCTCTGGGCAGTGTGGTCATTGGTATTCACATTGGCACCGCCTGCATTATCTTCTGTGTTCTCTTCCTCATGTTTGGATACCGCCACAG TCTGTTTTGCAATAAAGGAACCCAAGACAGCTGGTCTGTTCCCCGAGAAAATGCAGGACTCAATGGTATTCCCAAAGATCGAGCTAATTTGTCAAAAGTGGAATCACAGCCTCAG GTGGCACAATGTCAGGTGGACATAGAGCGAAACACAGCAGGTTTGCCTGGCACTGGCTAA